The Microbacterium sp. W4I20 genome segment GCGAAGAGCTTCAGTGCAGTTCGTGACTTTCGCCGCCGAATAGGCTACTGTCGACTCACTGGGGAATATCTGGGCTCTGTCTTCCTGCCGTGGGGGCAGGATGAGCTCACGCAGTCGAATGCAGGGGTGTGTTCGGGTGCGATTCCGCGTGAAATTCTGGGGAGAATCATGCTGAAGAAACTGGCTGCAATCAGCCTTACTGCTGGCGCGCTGGTATTCATCGCGCCGACCGTCGCAACCGCCGCGCAGACTGTGCCGGCTGCAGAGTCCGACTCGTATGCGGGGACTCCCGGGGTGAAGGTCGGCGACCCGATCATCGACACCTGCGAGGTCTCGACCGTCGTCTTCGGCGCGGGCTACTTCCTGCCGTCCGAGACCGTCAACGTGAATGTCTCCGGCCTGAACGCCGGGGGCGCCTCGGTGTCGGGGAACACGGCTTCAGCCGACGGTGGCCTGACGGTCACGTTCCGCCCGCCGGCGGATGGCGAAGGCTCGTACACGCTCGCCTTCGGGGGATCGCGTCCGTACACCGCGACCATCACGGTCTCGCACGGTCAGGACGCTGCAGCCAACTGCGGCCACGACCCTGCGGTCGCGCCGGCCGGCACTGAGATGCCGCTCACGGGCGGTACCGAGCTGGCTCTCACCGGTGGAAGCGTTTCGCCGTGGATGCTCGGTGGCGGAGCAGTCGCTCTCGTCGCCGGTGGCGCTCTGGTGGCCGCTGGGGCGGCCCGCCGCAAGCGCGCCTAGGTTCGACTGCCGCCTCGTGCGGTGGTCGACCGGACGACGGTGATCCCTCCCCCTCCGATCACCGTCGTCTGGTGTATCCGGTGACCGCGCCGGAAGCCCACGACCGTCTCCTTCATCTCGGGGAGACGGTCGTGGGCTGCGCCATGCCCGCGACCGATCACCGTCGCGGAGCCGCCACCGATCACGGTCCGGGAGCCGCGACCGATCACGGCTCGGGGGTGGGCGTCTCCGTCGGAGGGTGGAGCTTCTGCTGGACCATGTCGTGGATGAACCCGTAGTCAGGCTCGTGCTCGTCGACACCCGCCTCGGGAACGAGCTCGATCGTGGTGACCGGCTGCTTCTTGGCCTTGAGCATCAGGTCGAAGAACTCGGGCAGCTTGTCCTGAGGCAGGTCGGTGTTGATGAGCGCCGTTCCGGCCGCCGCGACCTCGTTGAACCGCGTGAGCACCGTCTGCGGCGTGAACTGGGACAGGATCGCCTCCTGGAGCTCCCGCTGCCGCTTCATGCGATCCCAGTCGCTGGTCGTGTAGCGCGAGCGCGCGTACCACTGCGCGGTGTCGCCGTCCATGTGCTGCTGGCCCGGCTCGATCCATCCGATCGCCCACGCGTCGACATCGTGCGGATCCACGCCGTCCGGAGGACCGCCCTTCGGGAGACGCTCGGTGACGTTGATGTCCACCCCGCCGAGCGCATCGACCAGATCGGCGAAGCCGTGCATGTCGACGAAGACGTAGTACGGGATCTCGATGCCGAGAACACCCTCGGCTGCATCCTTGGTCGCCTCGATACCGGGGTCCGAGCCGTGCGCCGCCGCGTCCGGATACAGCGATGCCCCGCCGTCCTCGCGGCAGATCTCCGCCGCGTTGCGCACGTGGTTCATCCATCCGTTCCAGCCGCAGGACGATGAGCTGTGTCCTTCGAACCCGTTGGGATACAGCGCCTGCATCGGGCTACCCTCGCTGAACGGGGCATTCGGAAGCTCGCGCGGGATGCCGGTGATCGTCACAGCGCCGGTGTCGGCGTTGACGGACACCACGGAGATGCTGTCGAACCGCATCGAATCGCGCCCGTCTCCGCTGTCGGCGCCCAGCAGGAGGATGTTGTAATACCCCTCGCTCGGGGGCAGACTCGGTCCGCTCTGGCCGAAGATGGTGCTGATCGTGCCTCGAGCCGAACCGACCGCGGTCGCCGCGTATCCGGCGCCACCGCCGACGAGGCCCAACAGCACCAGGGCCACGACGGGGATCGCGATGCGCGACGCGCCGGGCACCTTGACCAGACGGACGAGCCGCAGCGCGTCGAAGGTGAGAACGATCCAGAGCACGACGTACGCGACGAGCAGCACCTGCACCAGCGTGAGCACGGCCGCGGAGAACCACCCGCCGCCGATCGTCAACCAGAGCAGCACCGGACGTGCGAACAGTGCCAGGCCGGCGGCGACGATCACCAGGAACCACGCGAGCAGCGTGGCGCCGAGACCGAATCGCCCGAGGCGTCGATTCCCCGCCAGGACCTGCGCGGATCCGGGGACGAACAGGTTGAGCGCGACGAGCCACCATCCGCGCTTGGTCATCATGCCCGCATCTGCCGAGTCGGGATGCCGCAGCGGCCGGGTCTCGATGAGCGGGCGCGCGGTCGCGCGCGGTGGCGCGAGGGTCACAGCGAGTCCTTCAGCCGTTCGTTCTTGGCCTCGACCTGAGACTCGAGATCACGGGCGAAGGCCTCGATGCGATCAGCGAGATCGGAATCGGCTGCACCGAGGATCCGAGCAGCCAGCAGCCCGGCGTTGCGTGCGCCGCCGATCGAGACCGTGGCGACCGGGATGCCGGCGGGCATCTGCACGATCGAGAGCAGCGAGTCCATGCCGTCGAGGTAGGCGAGCGGCACCGGGACCCCCACGACGGGGAGGGCGGTCATCGATGCGACCATACCCGGGAGATGCGCCGCTCCCCCGGCTCCGGCGATGATCACCCGGATGCCGCGCCCTCGCGCCTCGCGCGCATACGACATCAGCTTGTCCGGGGTGCGGTGGGCCGACACGACCTCCACCTCATGCGGGATGCCGAACTCGGTGAGCGCCTGAGAGGCGTCGCTCATCACGCGCCAGTCGGAGTCGGATCCCATGATGACGCCGACCAGCGGCTCGGCAGCGGAGTGCAGTGGCTCGGTCACCTGATCAGGCTACGGTCTGGTGCTGTGAGAAGCCCCCAGCGGCACGCTCTTGCGACGTGATCGCGGCGGAGTCAGGCGAAGTACGCGGCCGTGGCCCTCGCCTCGTACACGGCATCGTCGAGATCATCACCTGCCACGTTCACGTGGCCGACCTTGCGGCCGGGGCGCGGAGCCTTGCCGTAGGTGTGGATCTTGGCCGTCGGGTGCTCCGCCATGGCGCCGGCGAATCGCTCCTCCAGCCCGCCCTCCTCCGGCCCGCCGAGGATGTTGACCATCACCGACCAGGGCGCACGGGGGGACGCGCTGCCGAGCGGAAGATCGGCCACCGCACGCAGGTGCTGCTCGAACTGGCCGGGTGACCGCGCCGTCCTGACTCCAGTGGCCGCTGTTGTGGGGCCGCATGGCGAGCTCGTTGACGAGAATCCGCTCATCGTCGGTCTCGAAGAGCTCGACGGCGAGCATGCCCGTGACGCCGACGCCTTCCGCGATGGTGCGGCCGATCTGCTCCGCCACCTGCACGAGACGCTCCGCCGCGGCAGGGGCCGGGGCGATCACCTCAGCGCACACGCCGTCACGCTGCACGGTCTCCACCACGGGGTACGCGACGATCTCTCCACTGACACTGCGCGCCACCTGCTGGGCGAGCTCCCGGACGAACGGCACGAGCTCCTCCACGAGGAGGGCGTCGCCTTCCTCGACCGCATCCATCCAGTCCTGCGCCTCATCGGCGGAGCCGATCACGCGCACACCCTTGCCGTCGTAACCGCCCCGCGGCGTCTTCACGACGGCCCGGCCGCGGTGGGCATCGAGGAAGTCCTGCAGTTCGGCGGTGTCGTGCACAGCAGCCCAGTCGGGTTGCGGGATGCCGAGCTCCGCCAGACGGGCGCGCATCACGAGCTTGTCCTGGGCGAACTGCAGCGCGTCGGGCCCGGGGTGCACAGCCACGCCATCCGCGACAAGCGCCCGCAGCACGTCCTGCGGCACATGCTCGTGATCGAAGGTGATGACATCGACGTCCGCCGCGAAGGACCGGACGACCGCGAGGTCGCGGTAGTCGCCGACGGCCGTCGCGGCGAGGCGGGCGGACATGCCGTCACCCTCCGCCAGCACCCGCAGGTCGAGGCCGAGTTCGACCGCCGGAGCGATCATCATCCGGGCGAGCTGTCCGCCGCCGATCACGCCAACACGCAGTGCCATGTGCCGTCTCCATTCGTCTGCCCCCATTCTCCCGCACCCAGCGAGCGGGGACGGACACACCGGGGTCAGGCGCGGTCGAACTCGTCCGAACCGCCCTGCGCGTCGCGGTGCGCGAGAATCTGGCCGACCTCGATCTGGTCGGCGAGTGTCTCGTGCACCAGCGTCACATTGGGGACGTTCGGCAGACGGAGTGCCGCGTCGACGCCGTTCGAGAGCGTGATGGTGCCCGATCCCCACAGCCGCTGCAGGGGGCCGCGGCGCACGCCGATCGTGTACCCCCTGGCGTGAGACATCTCCCGACGCTGACGCGCCCCGATGCCCTGATGGGCGATGACCCGTCTGGTCGTGATCGTGGTGCTGCGCGAGTACCAGATGATGAAGGGGAAGACGACCAGGAGGATGACGAGAAGACCCGACGCGCTGAGCAGCATCCAGTTCTCGATTCCTGCCGGCAGGTTGTCGTAGAAGAAGGCCGTGGCGCCGAAGGCGGCGATCAGGACGACCGCCGACCAGAACAACCGACGCGCGTGGCTTCGGAAGCGGGCGATCAGGAGTTCTTCGGACGGCACGCCCGGCGGCGGCATCAGGGGCCGGCCTCCGAGCGTCACTGGCTGGGTCACCCCACCATTGTGCCTGTGATATCCGACAACGCCGTCTGCGCGGCGGCGTGTCAGTTTCCGGCGGGCCGCACGTGAACGACGTCTCCGGCCGAGATCGCGTGCTCGACGCCATCGATGGACACGAGCAGACGTCCCTCCCGGTCCAGTGCCGTCGCGGTGCCCTCGAGCACCCGGCCACCCGGCATCGACGCGCGAACGGCGAGGCCCAGAGTCGCACAGCGGTCCGTCACAGCCGCATGCAGACCGCTCACGACGGCATCATCGGCGGCGGCGAGCGCGACGAGACGACCATCCAGGACACGCAGGTAGTCGGACAGCAGGCGGTCGTCGTCGACCTCCGTCCCGAGGACCGTGAAAGACGTCGCCGTGGGCACCGGGAGCTCCTCGGGCGTCATGGCGGTGTTCACCCCGGAGCCCACGATCACGGAATCGGTCGTCGCCTCGGCGAGGATGCCGCAGATCTTGCGGCCGTCGACCAACACGTCATTCGGCCATTTCACGGCGACGTCATGGTCGGGGAGCTGCGCGGCCACTGCCTGGGCCATCGCCAGACCCGCCGCGAGCGGGATCCATCCGCGCGCTCCGGGATCTGCGGGAAGCTCGCGGAGCAGGACGGAGATCGCGAGCGAAGAACCCGCCGGTGCGACCCAGGTGCGGTCGAGTCGACCACGCCCGGCCGTCTGGTTCCTGGTCAGCAGAACCGACAGATGGGGCCACTCCGCGTCGCCTGCGCGGGCGCGCAGATCGGCGTTCGTCGACCCGGTCGAGGGCAGCTCCTCGATCCGGGCGGCGATCGCACTCGAGAGGGGGAAGCCGACGTTCACGCGTCCTCCTCGTCGGCCTCTTCGTCGTCGTCGTCCTCGTCCTCGCGGACGGCGCCGATCTCGTGGGCCTGCCAGTTCTCCCACTCCTGCATGAGATGGCCGACGGCAGCATGGAACTTCGCCGTCGCCACGCCGGGAGTCGTGTCGCCGAAGTAGTGCTGCACCCACATCCGCAGACGGGCGACGGCCGCGTCGTCGGCGCGCACGCGCTCCACCTCGGACACGATGCGCGACGCGGCATCCACGGTCAGCCATTCGCAGTCCGCCAGATACCCGGTGGAGTCGATGGCCGCCCGGTCGTCGACTGGGCGCGTGATCATGAGGGGCTTCCCCGCCGCAAGCCGGTCGTACACCATGGCCGAGATGTCGACGACCGCGACGTCGGCGGCCGAGAGCTGCCACCCCAGTTCTGCGCCGTGGTCGTAGACGTGCTGCGCTCCGCGGTCGGCGGCGTTCGCGGCATTGATCGCCGCGACGATCCGCCGGTGGGCGGCGCCGTATGCCTCGTCGACCACTCCGCTGCGCGGATGCGGGCGATAGATCACGCGGTGCGACCCCGTCGCCAGCAGCTGCTTCACGAGCGTCTCGCCATGGCTGGCGATCGAGCCGTAGTGGGCGCTCGGCCGGTCGCCCTCCCAGGTCGGCGCGTAGAGCACGACGGTGCGGCCGTCCGGTGTGTACGGCAGGGTGCCGGAATAGTGATCGGCCTGCGGACGGCCGATGTCGAGCGTGCGGCGATCGACGTCGTAGTCCCACAGCGTGCGGGCGAGCCGGTCGCGCGCGGCCTGACCCGCCACGAAGGCGTAGTCGTAAGCCTTGTACTGATTGGTGGTCATGTACATCTTGTCGGACTCGCCGTGATTGATGAACACGTGCCAGCGCCGCCCGTAGCGGAACATCTGGAAGTTGCGGGTGTTCTGATTCACGTACAGGACGACGCGGATGTCCTGATTGGCGATGAACCGCTCGAGATCGCGGACCTTGGGCACGAAGGCGACGGCCGGACCATCCTCGTCGAGGAGCTTCTCGGCGCCCGCGGCCGACCGCGAGAGCACCACGACCGGCCAGAGCCGGGAGAGCTCGGCCAGGGGCCGGTACCACTGACGCATCTGGTACATGTTCACTGCCCCGTCAGCGAAGTACACCGCGACCTGGAAGTGACCGGCCGGATGGGGTTCGTGCTCCGAGAGGCGGCGGCGCACCCGCTGCACCGCGCTGCGGGATGCGAGCGCACGCGTGAGGAGACGGTACGCCTTCGTGACGTCAGACAATGCACCCATCCCTCCAGAATACGGTTGCCCGGCACGGATCAGGGAACGCCCGAAGTCACCGTGACATGATCGTCGTGTGCCTGCCAACGATTCCACCGCCACCGAAGCCGGGGTGTCGTTCGTCATGCCGGTGCTCAACGAGCGCGCATACCTCGAGCACGCCGTCGCGTCGGTCCTCGCGCAGGAGGTCGAGGGTCCCGCCGAGCTCGTGCTGGCTCTGGCCCCGTCGACCGATGGCACGACCGAACTCGCCGAGCGTCTCGCCGCCGCGGACGACCGGATCCGTCTGGTCGAGAACCCGGCGGCGCACATCCCCGTCGGTCTCAACGCGGCCATCCGCGCCAGCCGCTACCCGACCATCGTGCGCGTCGATGCGCACTCGGAGCTCTCCCCCGGGTACGCCGCTCGCGCGCTGGAGACCTTGCAGCGCACGGGATCCGCGAACGTCGGCGGCATCATGCACGCCGAAGGGCGCACCCCCTTCCAGAAGGCCGTCGCCCGCCTGTACAACTCCCCCGTCGGACTCGGCGGCGGCGCCTACCATGGCCGCACCAACGAGGGCGAGGCCGAATCCGCGTATCTGGGCGTGATGCGGCGCGAGGTGCTCGACGAGGTCGGACTCTTCGACGAGTCCATCCGCCGCGGCGAGGACTGGGAGCTCAACCTCCGCATCCGCCAGGCCGGGCACCGGGTCTGGTTCGACCCGAGCCTGTCGGTGACCTACTGGCCGCGGGAGAGCTGGCTGCGCCTCGCCCGCCAGTTCCGTGCGACCGGCGCCTGGCGAGGAGAACTCGTCCGCCGGTTCGGCCGCCGCAACGGCATCCGCTACTTCGCTCCGCCGGCGCTGGTGCTGATCGTCGCGCTCGCGGTCGTCGTCGGCGTGCTGCAGCTCACGGGTGTGCTCACCGGCGTCGCCGCGCTGACGGCGTCGCTCCTCGTGTATGGGCCGCTGGCGCTGTACCTGCTGCTGGTGCTCGCGGTCGCTCTCGCGCCGGGCGACGGCGGTCTGCGTCAGAAGCTGTGGTCGGCGGTCGTGCTGCCGACCATGCACCTGTCGTGGGGAGTCGGCTTCCTCGGCGGCGTGCTGCGCGGCGCGCGCGACACCGTCGACGCCTCGAGGCTCGGCACGCGCAACACCCCGCTGCCCTGAGACCCGCCGCAACGATCAGCGGGTGACGAGCCCGAGGTCCAGGATGCGATCGACGACGCGCTGCGCCGCATGGCCGTCGTCACGCCGGTTGAACTGCGCGCGCCACGCTGCGTAGCGCGCAGAGTGCACGGACTCCTGGCCGCGGTCGGCGAGCGCGGCGGCGAGTTCGTCCTGTGTGCGCACCAGCGGGCCGGGAGCGCGTTCCGCGAGATCGAAGTAGAAGCCTCTCAGCTGTCCGCGATAGTGGTCGAGGTCCGGAACGAGGAAGTACATCGGCTTTCCGGTGACGCTGAAGTCGAACATGACCGAGGAGTAGTCGGTGATCAGCGCGTCGGCGGCGAGCAGCAGCTGCGACGTCTCGGGGAACCCGGTGACATCGATCACTCGGGCACCGGCATGGTCGCGCCCCTGATGCAGAGTCCGGGAATGACCGCGCACCAGCACCACGGCATCGGCCTGCTGCGCGAGCAGTTCCGGGTCGACGAAGTCGACCATCTCGCTGCGATCGTCCCGCCAGGTCGGCGCGTAGAGGAGCACGCGCTCCTCGGGCCCGATGCCCAGCGCCGAGCGGATGACGGCCGGGTCACCCGTCGTGAGGACGTCGTTGCGCGGATAGCCCTCCACCCAGATCGGGCGACCGAAGAACGCATATGCCTTGCGGAGGATGCGCTCGGAGTAGGTGTTCTGCGCCAGCAGCACGTCCCAGCGTCGGGACTCCTTCACGACGGCGGCCATCCGGCGCGGATCGAAGCCGGGGCGGTGCAGGGCGAGTCGCTTGAGCGGCGTGCCGTGCCAGGTCTGCAGCACCTTCTGCCCCGGTTTGCGCACGAACCGGCGCCGAAGCCAGTCGTTGACGACGAGCAGTCGGGCGGCGCCGCGCGCGTGCCACCACTCGGGACTCCCCTCGACCACGGCGATCGCCCCCTCGGGCACGGCGACCGAGAGGTCCACGACGCTCCAGTACCGGCGCACGTCCGGCGCGCGCCGCGCGAGCTCCCGGTCGATCGCCCGGGGGTTGCAGCCGACGCTGCGCCCGTAGAAGCTCTCGAAGAACACGGCGTTCTCGGTGCCGCCGGTTTGGGCCACGTAGCGGCCCTCGAGTGTCGCCTGCCCCTCGACGGTCTCGTATACGGGCGAGATCGGCGGCGCGATCTGCACGGAGCCGCCTTCGACGGTGACGCGCACGCCGGTCAGGACGACGGGCGCGACGTGAAGCTCGTCCAGCTCGACGTCCGCGATGCGCAGTTCGTACTCCCCCGAGGGCAATGGCAGCTCCGGGCCGCCCCAGCGCGAGGCCTTTAGCGGGAAGGTGGCTTTCCAGGTCTTGCCTCCGCCGGTGAGGCGCGCGTCGACACGTGCCCGCGGTCCGATGAGAGCTGCCGCTGCCGGTCGAGGACCGGTCCCGGCGATGATCAGCGCCTCCGCGACGTCATCGATGCGGGCCGTTGTCATGCTGCTCCCTTCGGCGCGGGGATCCCCCGCGCGCGGATTGCTTCGTACACCCGCTGGGTGTTGCGCCCATCGCGGTACGCATGCATCTCCGCGCTGAGCGTAGCGGAATGCGCGGTACCCGCTTCGAACGCATCGGAATCGGAGAGCAGGGTTCGCAGCTGACGGAGCAGCACGCCCCAGTCTGCCGCGACCTCGTCGCCCGCCACATCCTCGAACCGCCCGTAGAACCCCCTCGTCCGCGCGTAGGCGGCCGCGTCCGGTGCGAGGAACAGCACCGGCATCCGCAGCAGTCCGACGTCGTAGGCGAGAGAGGAGTAATCGGTGATGAGCACGTCCATCGCCGGAAGTGCCGGCGAGACGTCGGGGAGGACGGAGGCGCCCAGCATCCGCACCCGCCTGGTCGGAAGCGGCGGGCTGTAGGCGCCCTCGCCGAGCAAATGCGAGCGGATGAGCAGGACCGCGTCGGCGTCTTCGAGAGTGCGGATGATCCCGACCCATTCGGATGCCGAGGGCACGGCAGGGTCGGCGGCGCCATCGCGCCAGGTCGGTGCGTAGAGCACCGTGCGTGCGCCGTCGGGGAGGTCGTCGATGAGGCCGTGCAGCAGAGCGGATGCCGCTGTGCGGCGCTCTTCGATCGTCCCGGCGGAGAGCACGTCCACGCGCGGCTCTCCGGTCACGACGACGCGGTCGTCGCCGAGGCCGAACGCGGACTCCAGGCGCCCACGGGCACGGTGCGACGCAGCAGGCAGTACCCGGATGCGCTGGGCGGCACCCCGATAGAGGAGGGCGATCAGGCGGCGCAGCAGCGGCGCCCCCGGCACGTCCGGCACCTGCGTCGTCGCCGGGGAGTCGAGGCCGATCCGCTTGAGCGGGATCCCGTGCCAGAGCTGCACCACGAAGCCGCCGCCGTTCGCATAGCGGTTGACGTCGCCGAGGCCGTGCGTGACGACGAGCACGCCTGCCCTCGCCGTCGTCCACCAGCCGCGGAGGCTGTCCTTGCGGACCGTGCGGAGGCCGAGCGCCGCGGCATCCCGATCCTCGCGCTCGGACGAGGTGAGCCAGACCGTGTCGTGCCCTGCCACCGAGGCGTACCGATGGAGAGCGAGCGCCCCGTCACCGATCCCGGCACCGCATCCGAAGACCCAGCGCCGGCCACGCGGCACCAGCAGGGTACCTATGCGTCCTGCGGCATAGAGCGGGATCCGGAGCAGCTTGGCCGCATTGCCGGTGCCGAAAGAGAAGGACGCCACCCCGCGAGCCTATCGCGGGGGTGGCGTCCTTCCGTGCGGAACGGCTCAGCCGGCGAGGTCGCCGAGCGTCACGTCGATCTCGTACTCCTTGCCGCCCCGGACGTAGGTGACCTTCGCGTCGCTACCAGCGGCCGCGGCGCGCACCTGTGCCGTGAGGTCGCTGGCGTTGGTGATCGGAACGCCGTTGAACGCGGTGACGACATCGCCTTCCTTCAGGCCGCCGTCAGCGGCCGCTCCACCGGCGCTCGCCTTGGCGATGTAAGCTCCGGCGACCTCTGCACCCTCGACGCTCGCCGCGTCGCGCACCGATGCTCCGAGGAGTCCGTGCGTGGCCGCGCCGTCGGCGATGATCTCCTCGGAGACGCGCTGCGCGATGTTCGAGGGAATCGCGAAGCCGATGCCGATGGAGCCCGACTCCTCGGAGTTGCCCGAGCTGGCGATGGCCACGTTGATGCCGATCAGCTCGCCCTTGCTGTTCACGAGCGCTCCGCCGGAGTTGCCGTGGTTGATCGCGGCGTCCGTCTGGATGACGGCGATCGAGATCGACTCGGAGGACTGCTGACCGGTGTTGCCGGGGAGGTCGAACTGGAACGGTCCCTCTCCCTCTCCCTCACCCTCCGGTGTCTGCTGGTCCTCGGGAGCGTCTTCCGACGACGAGTCGGGGAGCGCGGACGAGGCGATCTGGATGCTCCGGTTCAGCGCGCTCACGATGCCGGTCGTGACCGAGTTCGCGAGGCCGAGCGGTGCACCGAGGGCAACGGCGGTGTCACCGACGTTGAGCTTCGACGAGTCGGCGAAGTCGATGGGCGTGAGGCCCTTCGCCCCCTTCAGCTTGATCACGGCGAGGTCGTAGATCGGGTCGGTTCCGACGACCGTGGCCTCGTAGATGTGTCCGTCGGAGGTCGTCACCCGGATCGTCGGGTCGGCGACAGCACCGCCGAGCGTGACGACGTGCGTGTTGGTGAGCACATAGCCGTCGTCGCTCACGATGACGCCCGAGCCGCTGCCGCCCTCGTCGGAGCCGGCGACCTCGATCGTGACGACGGAGGGGAGGGCGGCCGTCGCGACCGCCGTGGTCTCGTTGACCGATCCCGGGTTGTTGACCGTGACGGTCTGCGGGCCCGTCGCGGTACCGCTGGAGGGCTGGTTCTGGATGCCGCTCAGCAGTGCTCCGCCGCCGAATCCTGCGACACCGCCGACGAGGGCCGCCGCGAGGATGAACGCCGCGAACTTCGGGCCGCTGCGGGGCTTCGAGTCCTTCGTCTTCACACCATCGGCCGGCGGGACGACGAACCCGAGCGGCGCCGTTCCGTCGAGGGGTTGGGTCGGCTGCGTGTACGACGCAGCGCTGGGGATGCCGAAGGCGGCTCCCGGTGCCGAGCCGGTCGCCGGGGCGCTCGGCGCGGCGAAGCGCTGGGCTGCGGGCGGACCGGCAGGGGCCGCCGGCGCCTGCGACGTGAAGGTCGAAGGCACCTCGTGTCCCTGCGACGGTGCCGTCGAGGACGCACCGGTGAGGTCAGCGGCGGCGGCGGGCGCCGGCTGAGCGACGCCCTCTGCTGCCTGGGCGGACGGCACGGCGTCGTGCGACGCGGGTGCCGAGTGGTTCTGGGTGTCGTCTTCGTTCATGGTGTGCTCCTTCATCAACGCCCCTTCAGACTGCTCCTCGAGTCTGTGCGTTTGATATGGCGGAGATGAGTTTCGGCTATGGCCTTAGCCTGTTCTTCATGAGTGTCATCCCCGGCGCATGGCGCCGCACGGCTGCGGGTGCAGGTCTGCTCGCCGCGGACGGAACCGTCGCGCCCACCATCTTCGCAGAGATGTCTGCGGCGGCGGCCCGGACCGGCGCGATCAATCTGGGCCAGGGCTTCCCCGACGAGGACGGTCCGGCGGAAGTCCTCGAGGCGGCACGCGCGGCCATCGCGGGCGGGGCGAACCAGTAC includes the following:
- a CDS encoding S1C family serine protease, with the protein product MNEDDTQNHSAPASHDAVPSAQAAEGVAQPAPAAAADLTGASSTAPSQGHEVPSTFTSQAPAAPAGPPAAQRFAAPSAPATGSAPGAAFGIPSAASYTQPTQPLDGTAPLGFVVPPADGVKTKDSKPRSGPKFAAFILAAALVGGVAGFGGGALLSGIQNQPSSGTATGPQTVTVNNPGSVNETTAVATAALPSVVTIEVAGSDEGGSGSGVIVSDDGYVLTNTHVVTLGGAVADPTIRVTTSDGHIYEATVVGTDPIYDLAVIKLKGAKGLTPIDFADSSKLNVGDTAVALGAPLGLANSVTTGIVSALNRSIQIASSALPDSSSEDAPEDQQTPEGEGEGEGPFQFDLPGNTGQQSSESISIAVIQTDAAINHGNSGGALVNSKGELIGINVAIASSGNSEESGSIGIGFAIPSNIAQRVSEEIIADGAATHGLLGASVRDAASVEGAEVAGAYIAKASAGGAAADGGLKEGDVVTAFNGVPITNASDLTAQVRAAAAGSDAKVTYVRGGKEYEIDVTLGDLAG